In a single window of the Bradyrhizobium erythrophlei genome:
- a CDS encoding DsbA family protein, with translation MIFTRRACAAALSLGLAALAGFAPFPLIGDARAQGSTAELVAKPVALPDIAVGSAKAAVTITEYASMTCPHCAAFEQNVFPMLKSKYIDTGKVRFVFREFPLDIKAAAASMLARCIANGDAEKYLATVDKLFKQQDQLVQYTKETLKQIGADAGMSQQAVKACVKDQALLDKLSADQKFAFEQLKVDATPTFFINGEMSRGAMSFEELDKKLKSLLKR, from the coding sequence TTGATCTTTACCCGTCGCGCCTGCGCTGCCGCCTTGTCGCTGGGGCTTGCCGCTCTCGCTGGCTTCGCGCCGTTTCCTCTGATCGGCGATGCGAGGGCGCAAGGCTCCACTGCGGAGTTGGTGGCAAAGCCGGTGGCGTTGCCCGATATCGCGGTCGGGTCGGCAAAGGCCGCGGTGACCATCACCGAATACGCGTCGATGACCTGTCCGCATTGCGCGGCATTCGAGCAAAACGTCTTCCCGATGCTGAAGTCGAAATATATCGACACCGGCAAGGTGCGTTTCGTGTTCCGGGAATTCCCGCTCGACATCAAGGCCGCGGCGGCCTCGATGCTGGCGCGCTGCATCGCCAACGGCGATGCCGAAAAATATCTCGCCACCGTCGACAAGCTGTTCAAGCAACAGGATCAGCTCGTGCAATACACCAAGGAAACCCTGAAGCAGATCGGCGCAGACGCCGGCATGAGCCAACAGGCGGTCAAGGCGTGCGTGAAGGATCAGGCGTTGCTCGACAAGCTTTCCGCCGATCAGAAATTCGCGTTCGAGCAACTGAAGGTCGATGCCACGCCAACCTTCTTCATCAACGGCGAGATGTCCAGAGGCGCCATGTCGTTCGAGGAACTGGACAAGAAACTCAAATCGCTATTGAAGCGCTGA
- a CDS encoding PRC-barrel domain-containing protein, which yields MPAVKLRAATILGEFEQAQSELIGKAVVLADGKAGTVENLWLDEFHGLRISIKGHDGKWPVSTIKFAQTD from the coding sequence ATGCCTGCTGTGAAGCTCCGGGCCGCAACGATCCTCGGGGAGTTCGAGCAGGCGCAATCCGAGCTTATCGGCAAGGCGGTGGTCCTCGCCGACGGGAAGGCCGGGACCGTGGAAAACCTTTGGCTTGACGAATTCCACGGCCTGCGAATCTCCATCAAGGGCCATGACGGAAAGTGGCCCGTTTCCACGATCAAGTTCGCACAGACCGACTGA
- a CDS encoding PilZ domain-containing protein: MEEKRKHPRAEINEPAYVSSGGSVMSCTVRNISLEGAAIDVENPAFVPQRFRLVMAKDSSVRECSIAWIQKNRIGVSFAAAPPDPDSPIGASRA, encoded by the coding sequence ATGGAAGAGAAGCGAAAGCACCCACGGGCCGAAATCAATGAACCCGCCTACGTGTCGTCGGGCGGTTCCGTCATGAGCTGCACGGTCCGAAATATCTCGCTCGAAGGCGCCGCCATCGATGTCGAGAATCCCGCCTTCGTACCCCAGCGCTTTCGCCTCGTGATGGCGAAGGACTCCTCGGTCCGTGAGTGCAGTATCGCCTGGATCCAGAAAAACCGGATTGGCGTCAGTTTTGCCGCAGCACCGCCGGACCCGGATTCTCCGATCGGCGCGTCGCGCGCATAG
- a CDS encoding MFS transporter, with translation MFEILDRRTSLTGNQIKILAAAIIGDALEFFDYFLIGFVLAFLIGPWKLTFGQSAIVLMSSGIGAILGAYAWGWLADRIGRRKVFIGTVLNFSVATGLLYFTPDNGWVYLSIMRFFVGVGVGGLYCVDLPLVQEFMPSSKRGWVGGIVTCVIPLGTGLGAVLGASLGSGDWRLLFAIGVLPALLVLLVRLWVPESPRWLCRQGRYEEARKSLAWALQMEPSALPLPTAADAGPIIKSNWLDLFKYPRSLLVSWLGNAGAQTGVYGITLWVPSLFVLLLKVTPQEASKMMILLTVFGFVGRLSFSFFSELMGRRNAGGLLGFGAGVLTIVSGYNYDATIMGVSAFWLLLAVTYFFADGGFAIVGPYAAEIWPSHLRTSGMGSAYGFGGIGKIIGPVGLALIVGSGNYLKPDVPLPKIPLAFVYLGCWFLMAGAVYYFLGIETRGKSIEQIDRELALTADLSTATATVRRA, from the coding sequence ATGTTCGAGATACTCGACCGACGCACGAGTCTAACCGGCAACCAGATCAAGATCCTTGCCGCGGCCATCATCGGCGATGCGCTGGAATTCTTCGACTACTTCCTGATCGGCTTCGTGCTCGCCTTCTTGATCGGGCCGTGGAAACTCACCTTCGGCCAGTCCGCCATCGTGCTGATGAGTTCCGGCATCGGCGCCATCCTGGGCGCCTACGCCTGGGGCTGGCTTGCCGACCGCATCGGCCGCCGCAAGGTCTTTATCGGCACCGTGCTGAATTTCTCCGTCGCGACCGGCCTGCTGTATTTCACGCCGGACAATGGCTGGGTCTACCTTTCGATCATGCGTTTCTTCGTCGGCGTCGGCGTCGGCGGGCTCTATTGCGTGGACCTGCCGCTGGTGCAGGAGTTCATGCCCTCCTCCAAGCGCGGCTGGGTCGGCGGCATCGTGACCTGCGTGATCCCGCTGGGCACGGGTCTGGGTGCAGTGCTTGGAGCCTCCCTGGGCAGCGGCGACTGGCGGTTGCTGTTCGCGATCGGGGTGTTGCCCGCGTTGCTCGTGCTGCTGGTCCGACTCTGGGTGCCGGAGTCGCCGCGCTGGCTCTGCCGTCAGGGCCGCTACGAGGAGGCGCGGAAATCGCTGGCCTGGGCGCTCCAGATGGAACCGTCCGCGCTGCCGCTGCCGACGGCCGCTGACGCCGGCCCGATCATCAAGAGCAACTGGCTCGACCTCTTTAAATATCCGCGCAGCCTGCTGGTCTCCTGGCTCGGCAACGCCGGCGCGCAAACCGGTGTCTACGGCATCACGCTCTGGGTGCCGTCGCTGTTCGTGCTTCTGCTCAAGGTGACGCCGCAGGAGGCCTCCAAGATGATGATCCTGCTGACCGTCTTCGGCTTCGTGGGTCGCCTCTCCTTCTCTTTTTTCTCGGAACTGATGGGACGGCGCAATGCCGGCGGACTGCTCGGCTTCGGCGCCGGCGTGCTGACCATCGTGTCGGGTTACAATTACGACGCAACGATCATGGGCGTATCCGCATTCTGGCTGCTGTTGGCCGTCACGTACTTTTTCGCCGACGGCGGCTTTGCCATCGTCGGACCCTATGCGGCGGAAATCTGGCCCTCACACCTCAGGACCTCAGGCATGGGTTCCGCCTACGGCTTCGGCGGCATCGGCAAGATCATCGGGCCGGTGGGCCTTGCCCTGATCGTGGGCTCGGGCAACTATCTCAAGCCTGACGTGCCGCTGCCGAAAATTCCGTTGGCCTTCGTCTATCTCGGCTGCTGGTTCTTGATGGCCGGAGCGGTGTACTATTTCCTTGGAATCGAAACCAGGGGCAAGTCGATCGAGCAGATCGACCGGGAGTTGGCCCTCACCGCTGATCTATCCACCGCCACGGCCACTGTCCGACGAGCATAG
- a CDS encoding acyl-CoA dehydrogenase family protein encodes MDTLIATSADLAGDQTVISRAEAVRPAVAAASNEIETRRRLPPALLDQLHEAGLFRLLLPRSSNGIETDPITFFHVIETIARADASTAWCLSQAGGCAMSAAYLDLPVAHAIFGNDPRAVLAWGPGPKVRAIECDGGYRVTGVWSFASGGRHATWLGAHCPIYQADGSPKRDADGEQQERTMLVRTEDVDWTDIWNTVGLRGTASDQFALNDFFVRSDHSITREFDRECRESGPLYRMGSGTCYQVGFAGVACGIARDALDIFVEMARNKVARGSKSPLRDNAVVQSNLAQAEVNLRAARGFVLQSMADIWKHLSAGATITVEQRITVRMAATHAIHKAREAVDFAYNAAGATAIFESHPLERRFRDIHTVTQQLQGQLRHFETVGAWMMGADADLTFV; translated from the coding sequence TTGGACACGTTGATTGCGACTTCTGCCGACCTTGCGGGCGACCAGACCGTGATCTCGCGCGCCGAGGCGGTCCGTCCGGCGGTCGCGGCTGCATCGAACGAGATCGAGACCAGGCGCCGGCTGCCGCCGGCCTTGCTCGACCAACTCCATGAGGCGGGGCTGTTTCGTTTGCTGTTGCCGCGCTCGTCGAACGGGATCGAAACCGATCCCATCACCTTCTTCCATGTGATCGAAACCATCGCGCGTGCCGATGCTTCGACCGCCTGGTGCCTGAGCCAGGCCGGCGGCTGCGCGATGTCGGCGGCCTATCTCGACCTCCCGGTGGCGCACGCGATCTTCGGCAACGACCCGCGCGCGGTGCTGGCCTGGGGGCCTGGCCCCAAGGTCAGGGCTATTGAGTGCGATGGCGGCTATAGGGTCACGGGCGTATGGTCGTTCGCGTCGGGCGGCCGTCACGCCACCTGGCTCGGTGCCCATTGCCCGATCTACCAGGCCGACGGCTCGCCCAAGCGCGACGCAGACGGCGAGCAGCAGGAGCGCACCATGCTGGTGCGCACCGAGGATGTCGATTGGACCGATATCTGGAATACGGTCGGCCTGCGCGGCACCGCCAGCGACCAGTTCGCGCTGAACGACTTCTTCGTTCGATCCGACCATTCGATTACCCGCGAATTCGATCGCGAGTGCCGCGAGAGCGGTCCGCTCTACCGCATGGGCTCCGGGACCTGCTACCAGGTGGGCTTCGCGGGCGTGGCCTGCGGCATCGCCCGCGACGCGCTCGACATCTTTGTCGAGATGGCACGCAACAAGGTGGCGCGCGGCAGCAAGAGTCCGCTGCGCGACAATGCCGTGGTTCAGTCCAATCTGGCTCAGGCTGAAGTCAATCTGCGCGCCGCGCGCGGCTTCGTGCTGCAGTCGATGGCCGACATCTGGAAGCACCTCTCCGCCGGTGCCACCATCACGGTCGAGCAGCGCATCACCGTCCGCATGGCCGCCACCCACGCCATCCACAAGGCGCGCGAGGCCGTCGACTTCGCCTACAATGCCGCGGGTGCCACGGCGATCTTCGAGAGCCATCCGCTGGAGCGCCGCTTCCGCGATATCCACACCGTGACCCAGCAATTGCAGGGGCAGCTCAGGCATTTTGAAACCGTCGGCGCCTGGATGATGGGCGCCGATGCCGACTTAACCTTCGTCTAA
- a CDS encoding VOC family protein, which produces MPLGGLQHYTIEPSDLERTKDFYCDVLGLENGERPPLDFPGYWLYSGGVATVHLMGTRKPREGIVVRGTEKKYEDTGRLDHIAFAATDADGVRKRLQAKNVKFRESIVPRTGDTQFFLYDPDGVGVELNFPKT; this is translated from the coding sequence ATGCCACTCGGCGGACTGCAACATTACACCATCGAACCTTCCGATCTGGAGCGCACCAAGGACTTCTATTGCGACGTGCTGGGCCTGGAAAACGGCGAGCGGCCGCCGCTCGATTTCCCGGGCTATTGGCTTTATTCCGGCGGTGTCGCCACGGTGCATCTGATGGGCACACGCAAGCCCCGCGAGGGCATCGTGGTGCGCGGTACCGAAAAGAAATACGAGGATACCGGCCGCCTCGACCATATCGCCTTCGCCGCCACCGATGCCGACGGGGTGCGCAAGCGCCTGCAGGCAAAGAACGTAAAATTCCGCGAGAGCATCGTGCCGCGCACCGGCGATACGCAATTCTTTCTCTACGATCCCGATGGCGTCGGCGTGGAACTGAACTTCCCGAAGACGTAA
- a CDS encoding Spy/CpxP family protein refolding chaperone, producing MITPASTARARLGLRFALGAVVVALLGAPSSVDAQGLVQGVQQGAQAGNKAAGPVGGVLGGAIGGVVGVFTGVLGVGNNGQTPAANGTKQAGPAKTGKTGKGGKESKQVVLTQQGEPQLTAEQIVADSDANIDRIKAELHLTAEQEKNWTAFNSAMHYLGHNGADRLNLRIARAKRDPPDDIIEQMRNEAQFLNDRAVDQRNVADAAEPLFASLDDKQKTIFIEEMVRLSHERGLD from the coding sequence ATGATCACCCCGGCATCGACAGCGCGTGCGCGATTGGGATTGCGTTTTGCGCTTGGGGCAGTCGTCGTCGCGCTTCTCGGCGCACCTTCATCGGTGGATGCGCAAGGACTGGTGCAAGGCGTTCAACAGGGAGCGCAAGCCGGCAACAAGGCCGCCGGGCCGGTCGGCGGCGTGTTGGGAGGGGCGATCGGCGGGGTGGTCGGCGTCTTTACCGGCGTGCTTGGCGTCGGCAATAACGGTCAGACCCCCGCCGCGAACGGCACCAAACAGGCGGGTCCAGCGAAAACCGGCAAAACGGGCAAAGGCGGCAAGGAAAGCAAGCAGGTGGTGCTCACCCAGCAAGGTGAGCCGCAACTGACGGCCGAACAGATCGTCGCCGACAGCGATGCCAATATCGATCGCATCAAGGCCGAATTGCATCTCACGGCAGAGCAGGAGAAGAACTGGACTGCTTTCAACAGCGCGATGCATTATCTCGGGCATAACGGCGCCGACCGGCTCAACCTGAGAATTGCGCGCGCCAAGCGCGATCCGCCCGACGACATCATCGAGCAGATGCGCAACGAAGCCCAGTTTCTCAACGATCGCGCGGTGGATCAGCGCAACGTCGCCGATGCGGCCGAGCCCTTATTCGCAAGCCTCGACGACAAGCAAAAGACGATCTTCATCGAGGAGATGGTGCGCCTTAGTCATGAGCGGGGGCTGGATTAG
- a CDS encoding ABC transporter substrate-binding protein, which produces MSRRTLSRRQFVAATALSSAALITAPYIRGAHAAGKLTMGFWDHWVPGANKASTDLVNEWAAKEKVEVSIDYIPSQGNKNLLTIAAEAQAKSGHDILAMPTWWPHANSELMEPVNDIMEPLIKQNGQVNGTVQYLGQLDGKWLGVPACVGSQIKGPCSRIDLMKKYANIDVQEMYPAGAPPKADNWNMDTFLKAAEACHKGGFPFGIGLGETTDNVDTAGAIFQSFGAQLVDAKGNLTVKTDEVRQALEFYKKLIAFLPPDVAAWDDASNNKWLVSGRGAMIMNPPSAWAVAKRDAPEVAEQCWTHGFPAGPKGRFAPFLPYFWTTWSFSKNKEAAKSLLVYLSQSASVEKMVVASGGYDLPSFEKQTSFKVWAEEGPPKGTLFHYPDPYKHQTLSIAASPAPPKVAQQIYAQATLTKMCLRYYQGETMEKTLAWAEGECEGFMRS; this is translated from the coding sequence ATGTCACGGAGAACGCTGTCTCGACGACAATTCGTAGCCGCTACCGCACTGTCATCCGCCGCGCTGATCACAGCGCCCTATATCCGAGGTGCTCATGCCGCGGGTAAACTCACGATGGGCTTTTGGGATCACTGGGTGCCCGGAGCCAACAAGGCCTCTACCGATCTCGTCAATGAGTGGGCCGCGAAGGAGAAGGTCGAGGTTTCCATCGACTACATCCCGAGCCAGGGCAACAAGAACCTGCTGACCATCGCCGCCGAAGCTCAGGCGAAATCCGGCCACGACATCCTGGCGATGCCGACCTGGTGGCCGCACGCCAATTCCGAGTTGATGGAACCCGTCAACGACATCATGGAGCCACTGATCAAGCAGAACGGCCAGGTGAACGGCACGGTGCAGTATCTCGGTCAGCTGGACGGCAAATGGCTCGGCGTGCCCGCCTGCGTCGGCAGCCAGATCAAGGGCCCCTGCTCCCGCATCGACCTGATGAAAAAATACGCCAACATCGACGTCCAGGAGATGTACCCAGCGGGGGCACCGCCGAAGGCCGACAACTGGAACATGGATACCTTTCTGAAAGCCGCAGAGGCCTGCCACAAGGGCGGATTCCCCTTCGGAATCGGTCTCGGCGAGACCACCGATAATGTCGATACCGCCGGCGCGATCTTCCAGTCGTTCGGCGCCCAGCTCGTCGATGCCAAGGGCAACCTGACGGTCAAGACCGACGAGGTGCGACAGGCTCTCGAATTCTACAAGAAGCTGATCGCCTTCCTTCCGCCGGATGTGGCGGCCTGGGACGACGCCTCCAACAACAAGTGGCTGGTCTCCGGCCGCGGGGCGATGATCATGAATCCACCAAGCGCCTGGGCGGTTGCCAAGCGCGACGCGCCGGAAGTCGCCGAGCAATGCTGGACCCACGGCTTCCCGGCAGGCCCAAAGGGCAGGTTCGCGCCGTTCCTGCCCTACTTCTGGACCACCTGGAGTTTCTCCAAGAACAAGGAAGCGGCGAAGAGCCTGCTCGTTTATCTGTCGCAATCCGCTTCGGTCGAGAAGATGGTTGTAGCGAGCGGTGGTTACGATTTGCCGTCGTTCGAAAAACAGACGAGCTTTAAGGTCTGGGCGGAGGAAGGTCCGCCGAAGGGAACGCTCTTCCACTATCCGGATCCGTACAAGCATCAAACGCTGTCCATCGCCGCTTCGCCGGCGCCGCCGAAGGTCGCCCAGCAAATCTACGCACAGGCCACCCTGACCAAGATGTGCCTGCGGTATTATCAGGGAGAAACGATGGAGAAGACGCTGGCCTGGGCGGAAGGCGAGTGCGAAGGCTTCATGCGGAGCTGA
- a CDS encoding carbohydrate ABC transporter permease, producing the protein MVDVALQPNRVPATRSPRKRASLRTALKRKSTAAFLMTLPLILLIGILVVYPAFYSLHLATLNKSMQHFIGLGNFQFLFKRDTFWLVVEQSCIFAISAVVFKALIGFIVAHFVHNIPAKGQRKWRGMLLVPWVIPPAMSTLAWLWLFDPSYSAFNYTLSFFGIGPIPWTGDANWARFSVILVNVWYGAPFFMIMYLASLKSVPDQLYEAAAIDGANWWQRIWYVTLPMMRNIIAITTLFSLIVTFANFDIVRILTAGGPLDHTHLFATWAFRIGIEGSDLPLGASVSLFMVPILAIAAVFILRGVNKRGNEA; encoded by the coding sequence ATGGTTGATGTCGCGCTTCAGCCGAACCGTGTTCCCGCTACGCGATCCCCGCGCAAGCGCGCCAGTTTACGGACCGCGCTGAAGCGAAAATCGACCGCGGCATTTCTCATGACGCTGCCGCTGATCCTGCTGATCGGCATTCTCGTGGTCTATCCGGCGTTCTATTCGCTGCATCTGGCGACGCTGAACAAGTCGATGCAGCACTTCATCGGCCTCGGCAATTTCCAATTCCTGTTCAAGCGCGACACCTTTTGGCTGGTGGTGGAGCAGTCGTGCATCTTTGCTATCTCAGCCGTCGTGTTCAAGGCGCTGATCGGCTTCATCGTCGCGCATTTCGTTCACAACATTCCCGCCAAAGGCCAACGCAAGTGGCGCGGCATGCTGCTGGTGCCATGGGTGATTCCCCCCGCGATGAGCACGCTGGCGTGGCTGTGGCTGTTCGATCCTTCCTACAGCGCCTTCAATTACACGCTGTCGTTTTTTGGCATCGGGCCGATTCCCTGGACCGGCGATGCCAACTGGGCCCGTTTCTCGGTTATCCTGGTCAACGTCTGGTACGGCGCCCCGTTCTTCATGATCATGTACCTGGCATCGCTGAAATCGGTGCCCGACCAGCTCTATGAGGCCGCGGCGATCGACGGTGCCAACTGGTGGCAGCGCATCTGGTACGTGACGCTGCCGATGATGCGCAACATCATCGCGATTACCACACTGTTCTCGCTGATCGTCACCTTCGCCAACTTCGACATCGTGCGGATCCTGACCGCGGGCGGTCCGCTCGACCACACCCACCTCTTCGCGACCTGGGCGTTCAGGATCGGCATCGAGGGCAGCGATCTTCCGCTCGGCGCCAGCGTGTCCTTGTTCATGGTGCCGATCCTCGCGATCGCGGCGGTCTTCATCCTGCGCGGCGTCAACAAACGCGGGAATGAAGCCTGA
- a CDS encoding carbohydrate ABC transporter permease, protein MTSTVVIDKAAPSRTVKYGSMSRDRTWALRWSYFFLTLFAIFSLVPPLYMLITSLKSSAEISAATNPWWVFHPTLSNYVGLLTSNQFLRFFLNSAMVSIFVVTITMLISVPAAFALARMRFWGSATLATGVFLTYLIPDSLLFIPLFKMFAVFGDWTGIQLINRWYVLLFIYPTLTVPFCTWIMIGYFASIPKELDEAAIIDGASWFQTLTRIFIPVALPGLIAATIFAFTQSWAQFLYPLVFTTSTDQLVLPVGIITTLIKGDVFNWGQIMTGALLGAAPPLIIYAFLMDYYIAGLTAGATKG, encoded by the coding sequence ATGACAAGCACCGTAGTGATCGACAAGGCGGCACCGAGCCGGACGGTCAAATATGGCAGCATGAGCCGCGACCGCACCTGGGCGCTGCGCTGGTCGTACTTCTTCCTGACGTTGTTCGCGATCTTCTCGCTGGTGCCGCCGCTCTACATGCTGATCACCTCGCTGAAGAGCAGCGCGGAGATTTCGGCGGCAACCAACCCCTGGTGGGTGTTTCATCCGACGCTGTCGAACTACGTGGGACTGCTGACCTCGAACCAGTTCCTGCGATTTTTCCTGAACTCGGCCATGGTTTCGATCTTTGTGGTGACCATCACCATGCTGATCAGTGTGCCGGCGGCGTTCGCGCTGGCGCGAATGCGGTTCTGGGGCTCGGCGACGCTCGCGACCGGGGTATTCCTGACCTATCTCATTCCGGACAGCCTGCTGTTCATTCCGTTGTTCAAGATGTTCGCCGTGTTCGGCGACTGGACCGGAATCCAGCTGATCAACCGGTGGTACGTCCTGCTGTTCATCTATCCGACGCTGACGGTGCCGTTCTGCACCTGGATCATGATCGGCTACTTCGCGTCGATTCCGAAGGAACTCGACGAGGCCGCCATCATCGACGGTGCGTCGTGGTTTCAGACGCTGACGCGCATCTTCATTCCGGTCGCGCTGCCCGGCCTGATCGCCGCAACCATTTTCGCGTTCACGCAGTCATGGGCGCAGTTCCTCTATCCGCTGGTGTTCACGACCTCGACCGATCAACTGGTGCTGCCGGTCGGCATCATCACCACCCTGATCAAGGGCGACGTCTTCAACTGGGGACAGATCATGACCGGCGCGCTGCTCGGCGCCGCCCCGCCGCTGATCATCTACGCGTTCCTGATGGACTACTACATCGCCGGCCTGACCGCCGGTGCGACAAAGGGTTGA